From the genome of Poecilia reticulata strain Guanapo linkage group LG22, Guppy_female_1.0+MT, whole genome shotgun sequence:
TGGCAGTGCAAGATGTAGATGTTGATTTATGTGTCGGGGTGTGAAGCTTTCAAATCTGGATTTTGGTGTCATTTCGTTCAGcagatgtaaatgttttcagttgctAATTTTAGCCGAGATGTCGGTGATGAATCGAGCTTTTGATCCCCGTAGGGAGAACTTTTCAGACTCTGTTGAAACTTAAACACAATCTTGGACAAATCTTGTTGATTTTACACTTATATCGAGTTTTCTATTGCAAAATGCACGAGGTTACTCTCACCACAAAGCTTTAACTAAAGCTGTGGTATTGATTTTTGAGAACAGATTCAGTAACTTTAGAGATCATCATCACTGATATCTAATGTAGACAGTTTGAGGGCAAAATTGAtgttaatttaaccaaatcacACAAGCAGCTTCAATGAAAGCTTGAATTGAAAAGAAATTCTTCTTCACTCAGGAAGAGTTTTCACACCAAAGAgtgttgttgcttttattaGGACTTATTTGGCTGAAAATTGTTATTTCTGATTGGCTCCTGTTAATCagcagtgcagaaaaaaaataatgaataatgcttaaaaaaacaaaataagtctTTGCTTTCCTGTATCAAGTCATTGAGAGTTCTTCAGAAAAGAAGATATCCAGCTCAATGTTGGACAGAGTTCAGCTGATTCCGgtaaaaatatgcatgaaaaagTAACAGCAAAACAGGTTGCTGTAGGAAAAAGACGTGCGCTAAGATaagaaaagcacatttattaagttttttttttaaatcatttattctCTCTATAGGATTTCCAATTTGCAGAGCTTTCTTTGTTTACATCCCCATATTCTGTGAGCAGGGCTGATATGTACTTAAAGGAGTTATCCTGAATGAATCAGATGTGTCGTTCTCCTCTCGGGCGTCCATGATGACTCGTCACTTTATAGCGTTTTACGACGGCGCGAGCTGAGAGGTGGCGGACGCTGAATGTCGAACAAACCCACAGACACTTACAGCTGCTCCCTCTCCTCCCTGCTCATCCTCCCCTCTCTCATCTCCTCCCTGATGccaccagaaaaagaaaatagccTGGGGACAAATGTAGCTTGCTAGCCGTCTCCATGGATACCGAGGGGCTGCTGCAAAGACTGCCGCAAATCTTTTCACTCACGCCATTGTACTGAGGAACAATGGTCCTCAGACACACACCCCTCTCCCTCTACCGTCCTCCTCCACAGTCCCTCTGGGGTCAGATGCTCACTGAGGCAGGCACTCgtacacaaaaacacactctGTCCTCAGTGGTTATCCAGCTTTACTGTAGTAAATCTGCTTCTAGGGGCTGGAAAACTATTAAGTACTGAGGCTGTAAAGTAATAACATAGTAATGGGTTTAAATAGCTCATAATTGCACCATGAGGAGCCGTCAGCCTGGTGCTTTAACTACTGATAGAATTATGCTTCACATGTAAGGATCATTGTTAAAGGTCTTAAGGTTCATGGTTGGGGATGAGCCTGTATTGATTATTAGATTGTGgttctgtaaatatttactgGGTTAACAAGTTAATCTTTTCTGTAATGttacataatatattttattcaaaacgGGCTCAGGTCAGCATGTGACATGTTCATTTTGAACTGTAAAtgcatgaaataaacaaataaataaataataaaggttAATGGTTGTACATTAACCTTTATTGTATGAAtatttaaggtaattttatacTGGTAATTTTACATTCTGCTTTCTGTCTATGTTTAAGTTAATTTATGTCttgaaaacgtaaaaaaaaaaaaaagcacatcaaGAAAAAGTAGTTTCCATTCAAAAGATATATAGTTTGCTTTTAAAGCATTTACCTACACATGGGATTTCCTCCAGGCTGCTTTAGCTGGCGGTACAACGATGGTGATCGGACATGTTCTGCCAGAGAAGAATGAGTCTTTGCTGGAAGCGTACGAGAAGTGCCGCAGCATGGCTGACCCCAAAGCTTGCTGTGATTACTCTCTTCATGTTGGAGTTACATGGTGGGGACCCAAGGTATGAAACTATGCATTTCCCtctcttaaaaaatatgttttcaaccTTCTTCAACATTGATCACATTGTACCTACTCAGTATTGTTCAAATTTGTCAAATAGCTCAAGTTAGGAAGCTGCTTTAATTCTTtactttaaaagtaaagaaTTAATACTCTTATATTTTTTCGCATTTTCTTTTCGCATTTTGTCCATTTATTGTTAAACCTCCATGTTAAACAATGTCAAGTTGTCCCAAATGTTGCATGTGGCAGAAAACAAGCACTGCACCTACAGCCATCCAATCAGATTCTGGTCcacttattttacaaagaagaatggCTAAAATTTTCAGTCTCCAAATGTGCAAATTGTGCACATTCAGCACACAAGCAAGTATTGTTGGCCCCCGCGCCCATTCATCAACACCTGGACCATTTCCTTGTGTGCAGGTGCGAGATGAGATGGAGAAACTTGTGAGAGAGAAAGGAGTGAACTCCTTCCAGATGTTCATGGCCTACAAGGAGACGTTCATGCTGAGGGACAGCGAACTCTTCCAGGCCCTGCAGCACTGTAAGGACATCGGGGCCATTGCAAGGGTCCACGCTGAGAACGGGGAGCTGGTCGCCGAGGTTGGGAAGAATCcttgtatatatattttcaaacagtttataataacagtaaataaacaTGTATACGCTGCCTTGTCTTCTCAGGGTGCGAAGGAAGCGTTAGACCTCGGGATCAGTGGCCCGGAGGGGATTGAAGTCAGTCGACCTGAAGAGGTTGGAGACTCAAAATTAACCAGCCACTGTCTTTAGACCTtagataaaataactttttactcCTCTAGTCTGGTCAGAGTcaataaaatctcagtaaataTGTTGCCTATATGAGACTTTTTCTTACAGAACATGATTTCTGCAACCTGTGGTGCCGAAGGCAAATTTTACACTTCAAACCCTTCGCTAGCGTGTGGCTAGTaatgcatttttatgtaaaattaacaattttaatcaattaatttagacattattttatgaGATAAAATCTCTTTTACCGTATAGCTGAACCTGCAAGGAGTATAAATAAGTTTGGGCTTTATTGTATgttcttttcaggtttttgttgttttcttttcaggttttccGAGAATACAGAATTAAAGAaaattcattcatgtttttcttttttcttaaaccaaaatacattgaaataacAATGATCACTATTTTATCTAAGCATGAAAACAAATTCTGGagtctgtatttatatataaaaaatgatgttatctttttttttcaaagagtcATTTGAGGTTGTGGACAGTAATGGTTTTCAACTCTTGTGATAAATTGACctcaaagtggtgcataattgtgaaaatgtACTAAAACAGACCACTGTCATAGTGAAAAATGGTGGCGGCTGCATCATAAAAGAAAAGTCATAGATGCTTTTAGCAAGACGCTGCAAATTATTTGCAGTGGAACAGAATCATTTCTGACTCTGTGTGGTTTGCAGCTGGAAGCAGAAGCAACGCACAGGGCAATCACAATCGCCAACAGGGTGAGTTAAACTTTGGCATTAATCACAAGCGTAAAACGGTCTCCACGGCCCAACAGAAGTGCTGGGAttgctgtaaaaaatatatttatgctcGTTCTTCTTCAGGCCCACTGCCCGATCTATCTGGTCAATGTGTCCAGCATGTCTGCAGGCGACGTGGTGGCCGCAGCCAAGATGCAAGGTTGAAGCTAGCTCACTTTCAAGTTGCGCGTCTGCAGCAGGTATCCCACTCCTAGACCGTGagcatttccttgtttttcctgTCAGGTAAGGTCGTCCACGGGGAGACGACCACGGCCCACGCCGTCCTGAACGGCATGCAGTACTACCACCTGGACTGGTCACACGCGGCCGCCCACGTCACTGTGCCTCCTCTCCGCCTGGACCCCAGTACTCCCAACTTCCTGATGAGTCTGCTGGGAAAGTGAGGAAACTCCACACGGTCTCTCACTTACATTCGCAGATGGAGTTTGTTTCAGCGACTAAACTGACGTTGCCTTCCTTCCTCGTCCCCGCCGCAGCGACACTCTGAACGTCCTGGCGTCTGATCACCGTCCGTTCACAGTCAAGCAGAGGGCCATGGGCAAGGATGATTTCACAAAGATCCCTCACGGCCTTCCAGGCGTTCAGGACCGTATGAGCGTCATCTGGGAGCGGGGGGTGGTATGTGTGGCTCTTTTGTTCCTGCTTTGGCAGCCGGAGAACTTccacaaatataaaatacaatttcactgggggaataaaaacaaataataaaaacaaaaacaaaaactgcttttcaAGCATTTGCCCTGTAAagatttcttcctcttctttaattctttttttttttgtttttgcctcagAACTCAATATCCAGAGTGTTTGCGCgtccttaaaaagtctttaaatgcCTTAAATTTGTGTGATTTGTGTAAACATTTTGggaaattaaaagattactttgACTTAAATCTGCCAGCCTGTACTTGTTAGGTTCATTCAGCTTTTAGTTGAACCTGTTCGAGTTTCAAAACGTAACATAATAAGAATTttgagtggcctagtcaaagtcaggaATTCAGTTGAGATGGTGTGGCTGTAACAATAGCTGAAAACCGTCCTGTGGTGTTGAAATAAAAGATGAGTGTGAATAAGGAAGGTCAGGACATGACAGTGTAAAAGACTCGCGTTTTTTTCAGGTTAATTAAGGAAATGCCTATCCTGTGGCAGATATAACATCATTTGTGAGCTGCTGATAGTATTTATTTAGAGATTTAAAATCTACttaataatctgaaacatttatatgTCCAtatatgaaaagcaaaaaaacagaataaaactctTAGGAAGCGAATGCCTTACACAGCGTGTCAGATAACGATTGTTTCCAGAGTTCCTTCCATTTCAAccttttaaattttcacaaactttattttctttttaccggGGCAGGTTGGAGGCAAAATGGACGAGAATCGCTTCGTCGCCGTCACGAGCTCTAACGCGGCCAAGATTTACAACCTGTACCCGCGGAAAGGCCGGATCATCCCCGGAGCAGATGCTGATGTGGTGGTCTGGGACCCCGAGGGATCCAAGTATGAAACCCGATCCGCACTCTCATCGACCAGCTCGTCTCGCTGCAGCTTTTATCTCTGCAGCCCAATCGAGCCTTTGTCTGACTGAACTGGGTCATCTCTGTTCTGATGTCCGCCTGCAGGACCATTTCAGTGGACAACCAGTTCCAGGGAGGCGACGTAAACCTGTACGAAGGTCTGCGTTGTCGCGGCGTGCCCCTGGTTAC
Proteins encoded in this window:
- the dpysl5a gene encoding dihydropyrimidinase-related protein 5a isoform X1: MRAIAMSSSSAMVRILVKGGKVVNDDCTQEADVYIENGIIQQVGKELMIPGGAKVIDASGKLVLPGGIDTSVHLEETFMNAVTADDYYSGTKAALAGGTTMVIGHVLPEKNESLLEAYEKCRSMADPKACCDYSLHVGVTWWGPKVRDEMEKLVREKGVNSFQMFMAYKETFMLRDSELFQALQHCKDIGAIARVHAENGELVAEGAKEALDLGISGPEGIEVSRPEELEAEATHRAITIANRAHCPIYLVNVSSMSAGDVVAAAKMQGKVVHGETTTAHAVLNGMQYYHLDWSHAAAHVTVPPLRLDPSTPNFLMSLLGNDTLNVLASDHRPFTVKQRAMGKDDFTKIPHGLPGVQDRMSVIWERGVVGGKMDENRFVAVTSSNAAKIYNLYPRKGRIIPGADADVVVWDPEGSKTISVDNQFQGGDVNLYEGLRCRGVPLVTISRGRLVYENGMFTCAEGSGKFCPLRTFPDYLYKKMVQREKSQAVKAVDREPYNGDVVAVVNSGKRDTGAPDLDTPTRPCTRHGGVRDLHESSFSLSGAQIDDNIPKRSSARILAPPGGRSSGIW
- the dpysl5a gene encoding dihydropyrimidinase-related protein 5a isoform X2 → MSSSSAMVRILVKGGKVVNDDCTQEADVYIENGIIQQVGKELMIPGGAKVIDASGKLVLPGGIDTSVHLEETFMNAVTADDYYSGTKAALAGGTTMVIGHVLPEKNESLLEAYEKCRSMADPKACCDYSLHVGVTWWGPKVRDEMEKLVREKGVNSFQMFMAYKETFMLRDSELFQALQHCKDIGAIARVHAENGELVAEGAKEALDLGISGPEGIEVSRPEELEAEATHRAITIANRAHCPIYLVNVSSMSAGDVVAAAKMQGKVVHGETTTAHAVLNGMQYYHLDWSHAAAHVTVPPLRLDPSTPNFLMSLLGNDTLNVLASDHRPFTVKQRAMGKDDFTKIPHGLPGVQDRMSVIWERGVVGGKMDENRFVAVTSSNAAKIYNLYPRKGRIIPGADADVVVWDPEGSKTISVDNQFQGGDVNLYEGLRCRGVPLVTISRGRLVYENGMFTCAEGSGKFCPLRTFPDYLYKKMVQREKSQAVKAVDREPYNGDVVAVVNSGKRDTGAPDLDTPTRPCTRHGGVRDLHESSFSLSGAQIDDNIPKRSSARILAPPGGRSSGIW